From Mycolicibacterium nivoides, a single genomic window includes:
- a CDS encoding substrate-binding domain-containing protein, with the protein MRFSRLAVVAAAGVLVMGAGACSSTGGKPRDTGGGMGGGTVDTPRATIAMITHEVPGDSFWDLVRKGAETAAKKDNIELRYSSDPEAPNQANLVQTAVDSGVQGIAVTLAKPDAMKAAIENATGKGIPTVAFNAGLDSWQKIGVKEYFGQDGYIAGQEAGRRLTEEGAKKVLCVIQEQGHVDLEARCAGVKNTFPGTETLNVNGKDMPSVESTITAKLQQDRSIDYVVTLGAPFAPTAVQSVRNSGSSAKVGTFDTNAALVDAIKNGDVQWAVDQQPFLQGYLAVDSLWLYLNNGNVIGGNQPTLTGPSFIDKTNIDAIAEYAKNGTR; encoded by the coding sequence ATGAGGTTCAGTCGGCTCGCGGTGGTAGCTGCGGCGGGTGTGCTGGTCATGGGCGCCGGCGCGTGCTCCAGCACCGGCGGAAAGCCGCGGGATACCGGTGGCGGAATGGGCGGCGGAACCGTCGACACCCCTCGGGCCACCATCGCGATGATCACCCACGAGGTGCCCGGCGACTCCTTCTGGGACCTGGTGCGCAAGGGCGCCGAGACCGCGGCCAAGAAAGACAACATCGAGCTGCGCTACTCCTCTGATCCCGAGGCGCCCAATCAGGCCAACCTGGTCCAGACCGCCGTGGACAGCGGTGTGCAGGGCATCGCGGTGACGCTGGCCAAGCCGGACGCAATGAAGGCCGCCATCGAAAATGCCACGGGCAAAGGCATTCCCACGGTCGCGTTCAACGCCGGCCTCGATTCCTGGCAGAAGATCGGCGTCAAGGAGTACTTCGGTCAAGACGGTTACATCGCGGGGCAGGAGGCGGGCCGGCGGCTCACCGAAGAGGGCGCCAAGAAGGTCCTGTGCGTTATCCAGGAACAAGGCCACGTCGACCTCGAAGCCCGCTGCGCCGGCGTCAAGAACACCTTCCCCGGTACCGAGACGCTCAACGTCAACGGCAAGGACATGCCGTCGGTCGAGTCGACCATCACCGCCAAGCTGCAGCAGGACCGGTCGATCGACTACGTGGTGACGCTCGGTGCGCCGTTCGCGCCGACCGCCGTGCAGTCGGTACGCAATTCCGGTAGCTCGGCCAAGGTCGGCACATTCGACACCAACGCCGCACTGGTCGACGCGATCAAGAATGGTGACGTCCAATGGGCCGTCGACCAGCAGCCGTTCCTGCAGGGTTACCTCGCCGTCGACTCATTGTGGCTCTACCTCAACAACGGCAACGTCATCGGTGGCAATCAGCCGACGCTGACCGGTCCGTCGTTCATCGACAAGACCAATATCGACGCGATCGCCGAGTACGCGAAGAACGGGACACGCTAG